A single region of the Changchengzhania lutea genome encodes:
- the htpG gene encoding molecular chaperone HtpG → MTKGNINVSVENIFPLIKKFLYSDHEIFLRELISNATDATLKLKHLTNVGDAKVEYGNPNIEVKIDKEGKKLHIIDQGLGMTAEEVEKYINQVAFSGAEEFLDKYKDSAKDSGIIGHFGLGFYSAFMVAEKVEIITKSYTDEPAAHWTCDGSPEFTIEQSDKTERGTEIILHIADDSTEFLEESRIRELLLKYNKFMPIPIKFGTKEVNDPDFTPKTTTDKDGKETTEPHKQITVDNIINNPNPAWTKQPAELEDQDYKDFYRELYPMQFEEPLFNIHLNVDYPFNLTGILYFPKMGQDLNVQKDRIQLYQNQVYVTDNVEGIVPEFLTMLRGVIDSPDIPLNVSRSYLQADGAVKKIASYITRKVADKLKSLFNNNREEFEAKWNDIKIVIEYGMLSEDKFFEKADAFALYPSVDGKYYTYEELFNKIKASQTDKDDKLVILYASDKDAQHSYIEAAKAKGYEVLLLDSPIVSHLIQKLETTKENISFARVDGDHIDNLIKKDENTISKLGDDQKKALDEILKEVIPSEKFMVQLEAMDSDASPFIITQPEFMRRMKEMQATGGGGGMFGMGNMPEMYNLIVNTNSELVGDILATKTKKKQERLINQSLDLARLSQGLLKGEELTNFVKRSYEMIK, encoded by the coding sequence ATGACAAAAGGAAACATTAATGTGTCGGTAGAAAATATCTTTCCGCTTATTAAAAAATTCTTATATAGTGATCACGAAATATTTTTACGTGAGCTTATCAGTAATGCAACGGATGCCACTTTAAAATTGAAACACCTTACTAATGTAGGTGATGCTAAGGTTGAGTATGGTAATCCAAATATTGAAGTTAAGATAGACAAAGAGGGCAAAAAACTTCACATTATTGACCAAGGTTTAGGTATGACAGCCGAGGAAGTAGAAAAGTACATTAACCAAGTGGCTTTTTCTGGTGCAGAAGAGTTTTTGGATAAATATAAAGATTCTGCTAAAGATTCAGGAATTATAGGGCATTTTGGTTTAGGGTTCTATTCCGCTTTTATGGTTGCCGAAAAAGTAGAAATTATCACCAAATCTTATACAGATGAACCCGCAGCACATTGGACCTGTGATGGCTCTCCTGAATTTACTATAGAGCAGTCTGATAAAACAGAACGTGGTACTGAGATCATACTTCATATTGCGGACGATTCTACAGAGTTTTTAGAAGAAAGTAGAATCCGTGAATTGTTATTAAAATACAACAAATTCATGCCTATTCCAATTAAATTTGGAACCAAGGAAGTTAACGATCCTGACTTTACGCCTAAAACGACTACAGATAAAGATGGCAAAGAAACTACGGAGCCACATAAACAAATTACAGTAGATAATATTATTAATAACCCTAATCCAGCATGGACCAAACAGCCAGCAGAATTAGAAGATCAAGATTATAAAGACTTTTACAGAGAATTGTATCCTATGCAATTTGAAGAGCCTTTATTCAACATTCACTTGAATGTAGATTATCCGTTCAATTTAACTGGTATCTTGTATTTCCCAAAAATGGGTCAGGATTTAAATGTTCAAAAAGATCGCATTCAACTGTATCAAAACCAAGTGTATGTTACAGATAATGTGGAAGGCATTGTACCGGAATTTTTGACCATGCTTCGTGGTGTCATTGATTCACCAGACATTCCTTTAAATGTATCTCGTTCTTATTTACAGGCAGATGGTGCGGTTAAAAAAATAGCATCTTACATTACCCGTAAAGTAGCTGATAAATTGAAATCGCTATTCAACAATAATCGTGAAGAATTTGAAGCAAAATGGAATGATATTAAAATCGTGATAGAATACGGGATGCTTTCTGAAGATAAATTCTTTGAAAAGGCAGATGCCTTTGCATTGTACCCTTCGGTTGATGGTAAATACTATACTTACGAAGAATTATTCAATAAAATAAAAGCGAGTCAAACCGATAAAGATGATAAGTTAGTGATTCTTTACGCTTCAGATAAAGATGCGCAACACAGTTATATTGAAGCTGCAAAAGCGAAAGGTTATGAAGTCTTGTTATTGGATTCTCCAATCGTATCGCACTTAATCCAGAAGTTAGAAACAACAAAAGAGAACATTTCTTTTGCACGTGTAGACGGCGATCATATTGATAATTTAATTAAGAAAGACGAAAACACTATTTCTAAATTAGGTGATGACCAAAAGAAAGCTCTTGATGAAATTTTAAAAGAAGTGATTCCTTCTGAAAAATTCATGGTGCAATTGGAAGCTATGGATAGTGATGCCTCACCTTTTATAATTACGCAACCTGAATTTATGCGTAGAATGAAAGAAATGCAAGCTACTGGTGGTGGCGGTGGTATGTTCGGCATGGGTAATATGCCAGAAATGTACAATCTTATAGTGAACACTAATTCTGAATTGGTTGGAGACATTTTAGCCACTAAAACCAAAAAGAAACAAGAACGCTTAATAAACCAGAGTTTAGATTTAGCACGCTTGTCTCAAGGCTTGCTTAAAGGAGAGGAATTAACAAACTTTGTTAAACGCAGTTACGAAATGATAAAGTAA
- a CDS encoding OmpP1/FadL family transporter, translating to MKSIISNVFILLFSTAAIAQSGHIMQGVGAVNMSMGSAATAQPLDISGALHWNPAAISTFDDKILKLDVGLFFSSPELSSSLPAGMLGPGAPGVSGTTKDDRGTSIMPNLGYLWGKEGSKHTFGASAFGISGFGVTFPEEDNNPLNPNFNPLDNSNPLNYPQAANGFGHIESDYMLLQVSLSYAYEITDKLSVGVQPNINYAALELMPNPTANPTTAGYPSSDKASSIGFGAQFGLFFDSGFGLKLGASYKTTQKFSEFEFDNTYLDDTSATNKFQMDYPAIFSLGLGYSIGNIDLALDFRRVDYENTDGFSETGWTPTASVAGFGWKNISILAAGLQYKGINKLPLRFGYTYNSNPIPEEVTFFNIPATAIIKHSYQFGLSYQVNDAWSIDGVYHYAASDGATSGQILSPLAASTSNPLGAIPGSSVSYDMTTSMVMVGISYKFQKKDSETNI from the coding sequence ATGAAATCAATTATTTCAAATGTATTCATTCTACTTTTTTCAACAGCAGCAATTGCACAATCTGGTCATATAATGCAAGGGGTTGGTGCTGTAAACATGTCAATGGGTAGTGCTGCGACGGCACAACCACTGGATATTTCAGGAGCACTCCACTGGAATCCCGCAGCAATCTCAACCTTTGATGATAAAATTTTAAAACTTGATGTTGGATTATTCTTTTCTTCGCCAGAATTATCTTCTTCTTTACCTGCTGGAATGTTAGGACCAGGAGCTCCTGGTGTAAGTGGTACTACTAAGGATGATAGAGGCACTTCTATCATGCCTAACTTAGGATACTTATGGGGCAAAGAAGGCAGCAAACACACGTTTGGTGCTTCCGCCTTTGGTATTAGTGGCTTTGGTGTTACGTTTCCAGAAGAAGACAACAATCCCTTGAATCCTAATTTTAATCCATTAGATAATTCAAATCCTCTTAATTATCCTCAAGCTGCAAATGGATTCGGACATATAGAATCTGACTATATGCTATTACAAGTAAGTTTATCCTATGCCTATGAAATAACCGATAAATTATCTGTTGGTGTACAACCAAATATTAATTACGCAGCGTTAGAGTTGATGCCCAATCCAACAGCTAACCCAACAACGGCAGGATACCCATCGTCCGACAAAGCCTCTTCCATTGGTTTTGGTGCTCAGTTTGGATTATTCTTCGATTCAGGTTTTGGATTAAAACTTGGTGCATCATATAAAACAACTCAAAAATTCAGTGAATTTGAATTTGATAACACCTATTTAGATGACACTAGTGCTACTAATAAATTCCAAATGGATTATCCAGCAATCTTTTCTCTTGGATTAGGATACTCAATAGGAAATATAGATTTAGCACTGGATTTTAGAAGAGTTGATTATGAAAACACCGACGGATTTTCTGAAACTGGTTGGACTCCAACCGCATCTGTTGCTGGTTTTGGTTGGAAAAATATTTCAATTCTGGCAGCAGGCCTACAATACAAAGGCATTAATAAATTACCATTACGTTTTGGATATACCTATAACTCTAATCCAATTCCAGAGGAAGTTACATTTTTTAATATCCCGGCAACTGCTATTATTAAGCATTCATATCAGTTCGGTTTAAGCTATCAAGTAAACGATGCTTGGAGTATTGACGGCGTTTACCATTATGCTGCTAGCGATGGGGCAACTTCGGGACAAATACTGAGCCCATTAGCAGCCTCAACGTCAAATCCATTAGGAGCGATTCCTGGATCATCAGTTTCCTATGACATGACAACATCCATGGTAATGGTAGGCATTAGTTATAAATTTCAAAAAAAAGATTCAGAGACTAACATCTAA
- the sqr gene encoding type III sulfide quinone reductase, selenoprotein subtype, with product MKQLLILGAGTSGTMMANHLNKVLPKDSWNISIVDQEETHYYQPGFLFLPFDLYKTKDVKKKIDKFIPKRVKLINEKIERIDKDKNEVVLKNNTILSYDILIVATGTNIAPQEIEGMLGAHWHKSVFDFYTYEGAKNLRDKLRTWKGGKLVVHISEMPIKCPVAPLEFAFLADSFFTNKGIRDQVEISFVTPMSGAFTKPKATEALNYLLEQKHIKVIPDFNIESVDGPNHKIMDYAGEEVAYDLLVTIPTNMGDPMIKRSGIGDELNYIPTDKATLQTKIKDNIFAIGDATNLPASKAGSVAHFEAEILTENIQRYIAGKELKKEFDGHANCFIETGHGKALLIDFNYTQEPVKGTFPFPGVGPLSLLKETHMNHMGKLAFKWIYWNMLIKGKHIPFVSATMQTSGKQIEETTH from the coding sequence ATGAAACAGTTACTCATACTTGGCGCAGGTACATCGGGAACCATGATGGCAAATCATTTAAATAAAGTCTTGCCTAAAGATTCTTGGAACATCTCAATAGTTGACCAAGAGGAAACACATTATTACCAACCTGGTTTTTTGTTTTTACCTTTTGATTTATATAAAACCAAAGATGTAAAAAAGAAAATAGACAAGTTCATACCAAAACGGGTTAAACTAATAAATGAAAAGATAGAACGTATTGACAAGGACAAGAATGAAGTTGTTCTAAAAAACAATACCATTCTAAGTTATGATATTCTAATTGTTGCGACAGGAACCAACATTGCACCCCAAGAAATTGAAGGCATGCTTGGAGCGCATTGGCATAAATCGGTTTTCGACTTTTATACTTATGAGGGTGCCAAAAATTTACGTGATAAACTAAGAACTTGGAAAGGGGGAAAACTCGTTGTCCATATCTCTGAAATGCCAATTAAATGTCCTGTAGCACCCTTGGAATTTGCATTTTTAGCCGATTCTTTTTTCACCAATAAAGGCATACGAGATCAAGTAGAAATTAGTTTTGTAACACCCATGTCTGGTGCTTTTACAAAACCGAAAGCTACAGAGGCACTTAACTACCTCTTGGAACAAAAGCATATAAAGGTTATTCCAGATTTTAATATTGAATCTGTAGATGGCCCAAACCATAAAATCATGGATTATGCAGGTGAAGAAGTTGCCTATGATCTATTGGTAACCATACCCACAAATATGGGAGACCCTATGATTAAACGCTCTGGAATTGGTGACGAACTCAATTATATCCCTACAGATAAAGCCACCTTGCAAACCAAAATAAAAGATAATATATTTGCTATTGGTGATGCTACAAATTTACCAGCATCCAAGGCGGGTTCTGTGGCACATTTTGAGGCAGAAATTTTAACGGAGAACATACAACGTTATATCGCCGGAAAAGAACTTAAAAAAGAATTCGACGGACATGCCAACTGTTTTATTGAAACTGGTCACGGCAAAGCATTGCTCATCGATTTTAATTATACACAAGAACCTGTTAAGGGAACATTTCCGTTTCCTGGAGTTGGTCCACTAAGCCTATTAAAGGAAACACATATGAATCATATGGGCAAATTAGCCTTTAAATGGATTTACTGGAATATGCTAATCAAAGGAAAACAC